ACTTAGCTGAGCTTCTATGTTCCCATTGCTAAATTGGGTACAAGAGTAGTACTTCCACCAGAACTCAGAGCTGCCTTACCCTGCCGAGTGTCAGGCTGGCAAATGAGAGGTGCAGATCAATGTAGTACCCTCTCTTCTGGCTCGGGTCCTGCAGGGTGATTCTGGAGGCCCCCTGACCTGTTCTGAgtctggcccccaccccagggaggtCCTGTACGGAGTCACCTCCTGGGGGGACGGATGCGGAGAGCCAGGGAAGCCCGGGGTCTACACACGTGTGGCCGTTTTCAAAGATTGGCTTCAGGAGCAGATGAGCGGTGAGCGCCCCGTTCCTATTCACCTCTCCCTGGAGTGGCCTGCTCACAGCGCTTGGGACAAGCCGGTCTTCACCCCTccggcccccagcccctgactgCGTCAGCAAAGCCTGTCTCCCTTCGGGGAAAGGCTGCGGGGGCTAGGGCCCGAAGCTTGGGCTGAGTTGGCCGCCGCCTCCCCCTGCAGCAGCCGCCTCCAGCCGGGAGCCCAGCTGCAGGGAGCTGCTGGCCTGGGACCCGCCCGGGGAGCCGCCGGCAGAGGCCGCACCGCCCTGTGCCTTCTACGCCCGCCTGTGCCCCGGGCCAGCGGTCGCCTGTGCGCGTTTGGCGCACCAGCAGTGCCTGCAGCGCCGGAGGCGATGCGGTCAGTCCAGTTCCCAAGGCTGGgccggggggcagggggcctggcccACGTCTGACCGCCGCTCCGGCCCTTGTCCCGCCCGCAGAGCTGCGCTCGCTGGCGCACACCCTGCTGGGCCTGCTGCGGGGCGCTCAGGAGCTGCTCGGCCCCGGCCCAGGGATGCGGCGCCTGGCCCCGGCCCCGGCTCGCCCCGCTCTGTCGCTCTTGGAGCCTCCTAGACACCCCTCCCGCGAGCAGCGGCTGCACCCAGGTATCCCGCGCCTTCACATTCCAGCCCCAGCACCCCCCAGCACCAACTGCGCGGCGGAGGCGATCCCCTAACGCTGCGTCTCCCCAGGATCTCGGACTGCAGGCGCTCGGTTCCCGAAGCGGAGGCCAGAGCCGCGCGAGGAAGCGAACGGTAATGACGCCCCCTGCCGGCCTTTGCCGGGAGAGTAGCAGGCCAAGGGCTGCCGAGGCCCTGAGGGGATTCTTGGGGCAACCGGCAGACTCTCGCTCTCCCCACCCGACCCCCGCGCAGTAGGGAGGATGACGCTTTGGGGGGACTTGTGGCTTTGGGCCCCCCTCAGTGTCAACAGAGACCACCTGCTTTGTGttatcacttaacctctctgatcctcagtttcccaTCCGTAGCATGAGGAGAAATCCGCCCACTGGGAGGCCATCCTGAGGTCCTGGTGGGAATCCCACTCCCAGCTCCTTTCTGGTGCCAGTTTTCCGCTATTCCCAGGACCTCTCTCCTTTCTGCAGGCTGCCCTGGGCTGGAGAACCTGCAACAGAAGTTGACCACCCTTCAAGGCACCCATGCCTGGATCCTACAGGTCCCATCAGAGCACTTGGCCATGGACTTTCACGAGGTAGGTCCTCAGGCTTCCCACATTCACTCACAGTGGCCTCAGAAGGCTGACCTGGGTCAGCCCTGGTGAGTAGGGGGACAGAAGGGGCACCCTCCACAGGACGAGGGAGGACCTGCCCCCCCAGCAGCTTGGGGTGGAAGTGGGGGTGTCTTGGGGGaaaggggtgggaagggcagctGTATGTAAGCTGGGGTGCTGGGTGGATGTGAAagtgtgggggggaggtgtgAGTGGAAGGGCATGTGGGGGTGTAAGTGAGCAGGAAGTGTGCAGGTTTGGGGGGTAAGGGGGAAGTGGATCTGAGTGAGAGTTTCTGGGGGCCAGGAGGAGGCAGACCAAGAGCTGGGTTGTGGCGCCCTGAGGCACCCTCCTCCTTCTGCAGGTCCTGGCAGATCTGGGTTCCAAGACGCTGACTGGCCTTTTCCGAGCCTGGGTGCGGGCAGGCTTGGGGGGCCAGCATGTGGTCTTCGGCGGCCTGGTAGGCCTGGAGCCGGCCACGATGGCTCGCAGCCTCCCCCGGTTGCTGGTGCAGGCCCTGCAGGCCTTCCGTTTGGCTGCcctggcagagacagagggacccCAGATGGGTGCAAGgcagagccaggggctggggaggaaggagcacCCCCCACTCAGTCTTCAGATTTCTCCAGCCAGGGGGCCATGAACCATGTCTGGGCCCCCAACCCCTGGTCAGGACCTACCGCTCCAAGGGGCTCCTGTGATGACAAACTGTCACAGCCACAGCTGATTGGGTGTgtggggcagggggcctgggtCCATGTGTCTTCCCACATGTGCCATCAGAAAATCACGGCTGCTTTAATAAACGTTATTTATGACCTATAGAGATAACTCTGGAGCTTTCTTGGGATGAGAACTGGGTGGGTGGACATTAGACAGGGCCAGAAAGGGCCCAGCCTCCAGAAGCAGTTGGCAGAGGTCACAAAGACACTGGAGAGAGGCTGCTAAGCCCCCATTTCACCATACTTGTCTTCCCCCCAAGAAACGGCAACAGCTGACCTGTCACCACTGCCCTACCCGGGGCTGACCAGCACAACCCCCAGTGCCCAGTGCCTctacccagcccccacccctactGCTAGTTGTGGGGAGTTGCAGCCTGGGATCTTTGCCTCATGTCCTTGGGCTCCTGCCTGGCGGCcagtccccctccccaccccctggtcACCTGCCTTGGGTTTTCTACAAAGAAGCCATGCCCAGAAGTGTCAGATTGCATTTCCGGCTGCCGCTTCCCTTTGcactccacccctcctcccctgcacCTGTCCCCTCTCCAACCCTCCCACATTCCCCAGCCCTGTAGACTGGAGGGGCAGCCACAAGACCCAGTCAGAGGGACAGGATGGAGGGGCCAGCGTTAACGCTGGGGCTGCTGGCTATACTGGTTGTgtgtggtaagagtggacatcacCCTGTCCTGAAGGGTCCCTCAGGACTCGCACCCAGGGCCCCTACTGCATggttccctcccacccctcctacCTGGTGCTCCCTCCTTTAGCATCaggcccaacccccacccccactgccattTCTCCCTGGAGGGATTGACCACCAGGACCCCTTCCTGGGCAGTGGTTGGAtcccccagctgagcccagccccaTGGCCCAGCAGGAGTTCAGGGCAGCTCCCTTCCCGAACCCCCCTCCCTGCACTCCATCCCTGTCCCTATCCCTCCCCAGGCAGCTGGGGCCTAAATGAGGAGGAGCGGCTAATTCGGTACCTGTTTGAAGAGAAAGGCTACAACAAGGAGCTCCGGCCTGCGGCACACCAAGGGGAGAGTGTGGAGGTCTCGCTGTCCCTCACACTCTCCAACCTCATCTCCCTGGTGAGAGGCCCCtctgaggctgggctggggatgGG
This window of the Ailuropoda melanoleuca isolate Jingjing chromosome 2, ASM200744v2, whole genome shotgun sequence genome carries:
- the PRSS56 gene encoding serine protease 56, with protein sequence MLLSVLLLLLPLPDPWSVRGHPLYTRLPPSTLQALSAQGTKALQAAQRSAQWAVNRVAMEIQHRLHECRGPGRPRPQTPLLQDPPEPGSCGERRPSTVNVTRAHGRIVGGSAAPPGAWPWLVRLQLGGQPLCGGVLVAASWVLTAAHCFAGAPNELLWTVTLAEGPGGEQAEEVPVNRILPHPKFDPRTFHNDLALVQLWTPVSRAGAVRPVCLPQGPREPPAGTACAIAGWGALFEDGPEAETVREARVPLLSADTCKRALGPELHPSSMLCAGYLAGGIDSCQGDSGGPLTCSESGPHPREVLYGVTSWGDGCGEPGKPGVYTRVAVFKDWLQEQMSAAASSREPSCRELLAWDPPGEPPAEAAPPCAFYARLCPGPAVACARLAHQQCLQRRRRCELRSLAHTLLGLLRGAQELLGPGPGMRRLAPAPARPALSLLEPPRHPSREQRLHPGSRTAGARFPKRRPEPREEANGCPGLENLQQKLTTLQGTHAWILQVPSEHLAMDFHEVLADLGSKTLTGLFRAWVRAGLGGQHVVFGGLVGLEPATMARSLPRLLVQALQAFRLAALAETEGPQMGARQSQGLGRKEHPPLSLQISPARGP